One part of the Sphingopyxis sp. PAMC25046 genome encodes these proteins:
- a CDS encoding FliM/FliN family flagellar motor switch protein, which produces MTTGTKSVKAVKAPAAPAAAPADSKESLLLRKAADSYAFPALEGVANQFARSLRDLIRALGAPAIQVERAGAEQMSFAEWSASATPAIFWRYHAAPLKGPVLLAGSRSLLLQLVDIFYGGRGQLAAEREELTDAEDRFAARLGRDIGMQLAAAWRDKLALEPELDCVTADPAKLAAVRADDELFVQRFTLRGAPFDGRVILCAYPVAALRGIAGDELLPDMPAAGGSDPVWSGALDKALRDVRMPIRSVLARPEISLVKLLALEVGDIIPLSMPRHVPVTVAGRSFAFGSIGEANGNAAIMIDHIEKGPDND; this is translated from the coding sequence GTGACCACCGGCACGAAATCCGTCAAAGCCGTCAAGGCGCCGGCGGCACCCGCGGCTGCGCCCGCGGACAGCAAGGAGTCGCTCCTGCTGCGCAAGGCGGCGGATAGCTATGCCTTTCCCGCGCTCGAGGGCGTCGCGAACCAGTTCGCGCGCAGTCTGCGCGACCTTATCCGCGCGCTCGGTGCGCCGGCCATTCAGGTCGAGCGCGCCGGCGCCGAACAGATGAGCTTTGCAGAGTGGAGCGCGTCGGCGACCCCGGCGATCTTCTGGCGCTATCACGCAGCGCCGCTCAAGGGCCCCGTGCTGCTCGCCGGATCGCGCTCGCTGCTGCTCCAGCTCGTCGATATCTTCTATGGTGGCCGCGGCCAGCTCGCCGCCGAACGCGAAGAGCTGACCGACGCCGAGGACCGCTTCGCCGCGCGGCTCGGCCGCGACATCGGGATGCAGCTTGCCGCTGCCTGGCGCGACAAGCTGGCGCTCGAGCCCGAACTCGACTGCGTCACCGCCGATCCGGCGAAGCTCGCCGCGGTGCGCGCCGACGACGAACTGTTCGTCCAGCGCTTCACCCTGCGCGGCGCGCCCTTCGACGGGCGCGTCATCCTGTGCGCCTATCCGGTCGCCGCGCTGCGCGGGATCGCGGGCGACGAGCTGCTTCCCGACATGCCGGCCGCCGGCGGCAGCGATCCGGTCTGGTCGGGCGCGCTCGACAAGGCGCTGCGCGACGTGCGCATGCCCATCCGCTCGGTACTCGCGCGTCCCGAGATCAGCCTCGTCAAGCTGCTCGCGCTCGAGGTCGGCGACATCATTCCGCTTTCCATGCCGCGCCATGTGCCGGTGACCGTCGCCGGGCGCAGCTTCGCGTTCGGCAGCATCGGCGAAGCCAATGGCAACGCCGCGATCATGATCGACCATATCGAAAAAGGACCGGACAATGACTGA
- the fliN gene encoding flagellar motor switch protein FliN, with product MTDIADAPKAARADRRDKSIAAAPNFDLLAGVSLRVSVEVGSTSMTLSELLALGEGSVIELDRAATDLLDIYANGTLIAKGEIVSVDGRYGIQVAEVVAPARGLEGFERRA from the coding sequence ATGACTGACATCGCCGACGCCCCGAAGGCCGCGCGCGCCGACCGGCGCGACAAGAGCATCGCCGCAGCGCCCAATTTCGACCTGCTCGCCGGCGTCTCGCTGCGCGTGTCGGTCGAGGTCGGGTCGACCTCGATGACGCTGTCCGAACTGCTCGCATTGGGTGAAGGCAGCGTGATCGAACTCGACCGCGCCGCGACCGACCTGCTCGACATCTATGCCAATGGCACGCTCATCGCGAAGGGCGAAATCGTCAGCGTCGACGGCCGCTACGGCATTCAGGTCGCCGAAGTCGTCGCGCCGGCGCGCGGGCTCGAAGGTTTCGAACGGAGAGCCTGA
- a CDS encoding flagellar basal body-associated FliL family protein, protein MAKDNVEGAPKKKGKFKKLLLIGVAAVALIGAGAGAGIYFGALQAHEAKPEDHYPKLVVRSEDGAEPAAEGDNKEAPLKVGTVSVPNDKFKVDPRKYEITYYPITDSFTTNLADGSGFLQIGISLSTFYDGKVINNIKRQAVPIRSVVLMVLAEQDPALLSTSQGKQRLQRQLTTAINDVLREKEGFGGIDNVYFTSLVIQ, encoded by the coding sequence ATGGCCAAGGACAATGTCGAAGGCGCCCCCAAGAAAAAGGGCAAGTTCAAAAAGCTGCTGCTGATCGGGGTGGCCGCGGTCGCGCTGATCGGTGCCGGCGCGGGCGCGGGCATCTATTTCGGCGCGCTGCAGGCGCATGAAGCGAAGCCCGAGGATCATTATCCGAAGCTCGTCGTGCGCAGCGAGGACGGCGCCGAACCCGCCGCCGAGGGCGACAACAAGGAAGCGCCGCTCAAGGTCGGCACCGTCTCGGTCCCGAACGACAAGTTCAAGGTCGATCCGCGCAAGTACGAGATCACCTATTATCCGATCACCGACAGCTTCACGACGAACCTCGCCGACGGATCGGGCTTTTTGCAGATCGGTATCAGCCTTTCGACCTTCTATGACGGCAAGGTTATCAATAATATCAAACGGCAGGCGGTGCCGATCCGCTCGGTCGTGCTTATGGTGCTCGCCGAACAGGATCCGGCTCTGCTCTCCACATCGCAGGGGAAACAGCGGCTTCAACGCCAGTTGACGACCGCGATCAACGATGTGCTGCGCGAGAAGGAAGGTTTCGGGGGTATCGACAATGTCTATTTCACGAGTCTGGTGATCCAGTGA
- a CDS encoding flagellar hook-length control protein FliK — MMGAPSLPTPQGAMPAGFATFLANIGQLPDGGEGGGFDQLLAAAPVTGAPSAAAPITKAAVAIVAVPTAEAPQIDTPPLKAAVSVEAPFAKAEPAETNPAALAATLLVALGGNVPGTPAPGKPAPAETEADTAPNTAEPGEPGEAVASAVPATNLAAVVATAIPAATKPAKPVEAPQVRADADTPATPVTARPRDASAPLPILAGAEAPVAKPVDAAPSMTILFAQPAAQGTAMAAEAAAPAQIAERVLDMDSDGAWIDQLARDIAATKSDSGDISFRLMPRHLGRLDVAMQMGDEGVALKMDTHHEATATIVTAAQGRLVEELRQQGVRVAGAEVTCTPGETGRQSQSQGQGQDRSAAADPAHLIETATERAEPRDEARAADRRGRFA, encoded by the coding sequence ATGATGGGCGCGCCATCCCTTCCGACGCCGCAGGGCGCGATGCCCGCGGGCTTCGCGACCTTCCTCGCCAATATCGGCCAGCTTCCCGACGGCGGTGAAGGCGGCGGTTTCGACCAGCTGCTTGCCGCAGCGCCGGTTACGGGCGCCCCGTCCGCCGCTGCGCCGATCACCAAGGCGGCGGTCGCGATCGTCGCCGTGCCGACGGCGGAGGCCCCGCAGATCGATACCCCGCCGCTCAAAGCCGCCGTCAGCGTCGAAGCCCCGTTCGCCAAAGCGGAGCCTGCCGAAACGAACCCTGCGGCGCTGGCTGCGACCCTGCTGGTCGCGCTGGGCGGCAACGTGCCCGGCACGCCCGCGCCCGGCAAGCCGGCACCGGCCGAAACCGAGGCGGACACCGCCCCCAATACGGCTGAACCGGGCGAACCGGGCGAAGCGGTCGCCTCCGCCGTCCCGGCAACCAATTTGGCAGCGGTCGTGGCCACCGCCATTCCGGCCGCTACGAAGCCCGCCAAGCCGGTCGAGGCGCCGCAGGTCCGTGCCGACGCCGATACACCGGCAACGCCCGTCACCGCGCGCCCGCGCGACGCCAGCGCGCCGCTGCCGATCCTCGCCGGCGCCGAAGCTCCGGTCGCAAAACCCGTCGATGCCGCGCCGTCGATGACGATCCTGTTCGCCCAACCCGCGGCGCAGGGCACCGCCATGGCGGCCGAAGCCGCCGCACCCGCCCAAATCGCCGAGCGCGTGCTCGATATGGACAGCGACGGCGCATGGATCGACCAGCTCGCGCGTGACATCGCCGCGACCAAATCGGACAGCGGCGACATCAGCTTTCGCCTGATGCCGCGCCACCTCGGCCGGCTCGACGTCGCGATGCAAATGGGCGACGAAGGCGTCGCGCTGAAGATGGACACGCATCACGAAGCGACCGCGACGATCGTCACCGCCGCGCAGGGCCGCCTCGTCGAGGAACTGCGCCAGCAGGGCGTGCGCGTCGCCGGCGCCGAAGTGACCTGCACGCCGGGCGAGACCGGACGCCAGTCACAAAGCCAGGGCCAGGGTCAGGACCGCTCCGCCGCCGCTGACCCCGCGCATCTTATCGAAACCGCCACCGAACGCGCCGAGCCGCGCGACGAAGCGCGCGCCGCGGACCGCCGCGGCCGCTTCGCCTGA
- a CDS encoding flagellar biosynthetic protein FliO: protein MFEYILRLLILLPIIGGMAWGSLWLWKRVQMGVPLVGGAAKARAVEMVDVLPLGPGSKLAVVEFAGQRILVAVSRNGITRLADDAQGDFHVD, encoded by the coding sequence ATGTTCGAATATATCCTCCGCCTGCTGATCCTGCTGCCGATCATCGGCGGCATGGCGTGGGGCAGCCTGTGGCTGTGGAAGCGCGTCCAGATGGGCGTGCCGCTCGTCGGCGGCGCGGCCAAGGCGCGCGCGGTCGAAATGGTCGACGTGCTACCGCTCGGTCCGGGGTCGAAGCTCGCGGTTGTCGAATTCGCGGGGCAGCGGATCCTTGTCGCGGTATCGCGTAACGGGATCACCCGCCTCGCCGATGACGCGCAGGGGGATTTCCATGTCGACTGA
- the fliP gene encoding flagellar type III secretion system pore protein FliP (The bacterial flagellar biogenesis protein FliP forms a type III secretion system (T3SS)-type pore required for flagellar assembly.), with protein MSTDRRFWLRAAALAGGAALLCAAPAAYAQAADGLSRAVNEIGGDGRPLSLSLQILVLMSLLTVLPSLLLMMTSFTRIIIVLSILRHALGLQQTPPNQVLVGLSLFLSLFVMAPVISEVNRVAIEPYGQEQIDIGEAVSRSGDALHGFMMKQTRKTDLMMFAKIAKAPSYASPKDVPFSILLPAFVTSELKTAFQIGFLIFLPFLVIDLIVASALMSLGMMMLSPTIISMPFKLLLFVLVDGWALTMGSLASSFVS; from the coding sequence ATGTCGACTGACCGCCGCTTCTGGCTGCGTGCCGCGGCACTCGCCGGCGGCGCCGCGCTGCTCTGCGCCGCGCCGGCCGCTTATGCTCAGGCCGCCGACGGCCTCAGCCGCGCGGTGAACGAGATCGGCGGCGACGGCCGGCCCCTGAGCCTGTCGCTCCAGATCCTCGTCCTGATGAGCCTTTTGACGGTGCTGCCGTCGCTGCTGCTGATGATGACGAGCTTCACGCGGATCATCATCGTGCTGTCGATCCTGCGCCACGCGCTCGGGCTGCAACAGACGCCGCCGAACCAGGTGCTCGTCGGCCTCAGCCTCTTTCTCTCGCTGTTCGTGATGGCGCCGGTGATCAGCGAAGTGAACCGTGTCGCGATCGAGCCTTACGGCCAGGAACAGATCGACATCGGCGAAGCGGTGTCGCGCTCGGGCGATGCGCTCCACGGCTTCATGATGAAGCAGACGCGCAAGACCGACCTGATGATGTTCGCGAAGATCGCCAAGGCGCCGAGCTATGCGAGCCCGAAGGACGTCCCTTTCTCGATCCTGCTCCCCGCCTTCGTCACCAGCGAGCTCAAGACCGCGTTCCAGATCGGCTTCCTCATCTTCCTGCCCTTCCTCGTCATCGACCTGATCGTCGCCTCGGCCCTGATGTCGCTGGGTATGATGATGCTGTCGCCGACGATCATATCGATGCCCTTCAAACTCCTTCTCTTCGTCCTCGTCGACGGCTGGGCGCTGACGATGGGGTCGCTCGCCTCCTCCTTCGTGAGTTAG